In Deinococcus depolymerans, the following are encoded in one genomic region:
- a CDS encoding peptide chain release factor 3 → MTSPDTNPAALSSEIARRRTFAIISHPDAGKTTITEKLLLYGGAIQEAGSVTAKEGRSHTKSDWMSIEQQRGISISSSALTFEYGGRHINLLDTPGHQDFSEDTYRTLTAADSALMVLDAARGVQAQTEKLFAVCRNRGIPILTFVNKMDRPAQDPFELLEQLEGILKITAVPLTWPIGDGPDFKGVYDLQTGQVLAFERTSGGKHRAPMQTSGLNDPKLDALVGADLAAKLREDVELIQGAMPEFEEAKFLSGELTPVFFGSAMNNFGVEHFLSNFVDLAPPPGAVETNLGERSPEAPFAGFIFKLQANMSKQHRDRTAYMRVMSGHFERGMDVTHTRTGRKLRLSQAHTLFAQDREKVEEAYPGDIVGLVNPGVFQIGDVISLDAKVTLPGFPRFTPETFATISLKDVGKRKAFMKGLTQLAEEGVVQVFYPTDGARDPYLGAVGPLQFEVFQARLQEEYGVDVEMHVTSYGLVRWLAGDPTNVARFARHVEDDQGRPVMLFRSKYDLEYTAEQHPEIEFLPLPKDLTRV, encoded by the coding sequence ATGACCAGCCCCGACACCAACCCCGCCGCGCTGAGCAGCGAGATCGCCCGCCGCCGCACGTTCGCCATCATCAGCCACCCGGACGCCGGGAAGACCACCATCACCGAAAAACTCCTGCTGTACGGAGGCGCCATCCAGGAGGCCGGCAGCGTCACCGCCAAGGAGGGCCGCAGCCACACCAAGAGCGACTGGATGAGCATCGAGCAGCAGCGCGGCATCTCCATCAGTTCCTCCGCGCTGACCTTCGAGTACGGGGGGCGGCACATCAACCTGCTCGACACCCCCGGACACCAGGATTTCAGTGAGGACACCTACCGCACCCTGACCGCCGCCGACAGCGCCCTGATGGTCCTGGACGCCGCGCGTGGCGTGCAGGCGCAGACCGAGAAGCTGTTCGCGGTGTGCCGCAACCGGGGCATTCCGATCCTGACCTTCGTGAACAAGATGGACCGCCCCGCCCAGGACCCCTTCGAACTGCTCGAGCAGCTCGAAGGCATCCTGAAGATCACGGCCGTGCCGCTCACGTGGCCCATCGGGGACGGACCGGACTTCAAGGGCGTGTACGACCTGCAGACCGGGCAGGTCCTGGCCTTCGAGCGCACGTCCGGCGGCAAGCACCGCGCGCCCATGCAGACCAGCGGCCTGAACGACCCGAAACTGGACGCCCTGGTCGGCGCGGACCTCGCCGCGAAACTGCGCGAGGACGTCGAACTGATCCAGGGGGCCATGCCGGAATTCGAGGAAGCGAAATTCCTGAGTGGCGAACTCACCCCGGTGTTCTTCGGATCCGCCATGAACAACTTCGGCGTCGAACACTTCCTGAGCAACTTCGTGGACCTCGCGCCGCCTCCCGGCGCGGTCGAGACGAACCTGGGCGAACGCAGCCCGGAAGCACCGTTCGCGGGCTTCATCTTCAAGCTGCAGGCGAACATGAGCAAGCAGCACCGTGACCGCACCGCGTACATGCGCGTCATGAGCGGGCACTTCGAGCGTGGCATGGACGTCACGCACACCCGCACGGGCCGCAAGTTGCGGCTCTCGCAGGCGCACACCCTGTTCGCGCAGGACCGCGAGAAGGTCGAGGAAGCGTACCCGGGCGACATCGTGGGTCTCGTGAACCCCGGCGTGTTCCAGATCGGGGACGTGATCAGCCTCGACGCCAAGGTCACGCTGCCCGGCTTCCCGCGCTTCACGCCCGAGACGTTCGCCACCATCAGCCTGAAAGACGTCGGGAAACGCAAGGCGTTCATGAAGGGCCTCACGCAGCTGGCCGAGGAAGGCGTCGTGCAGGTGTTCTACCCCACCGACGGCGCCCGCGATCCCTACCTGGGCGCGGTCGGGCCGCTGCAGTTCGAGGTGTTCCAGGCCCGCCTTCAGGAGGAGTACGGCGTGGACGTCGAGATGCACGTCACCAGTTACGGGCTGGTGCGCTGGCTGGCCGGCGACCCCACCAACGTCGCCCGCTTCGCCCGCCACGTCGAGGACGACCAGGGCCGACCCGTCATGCTGTTCCGCAGCAAGTACGACCTGGAATACACCGCCGAGCAACACCCGGAAATCGAGTTCCTGCCGCTGCCGAAAGACCTCACCCGCGTATAG